A stretch of Vibrio aphrogenes DNA encodes these proteins:
- a CDS encoding EAL domain-containing protein, translating into MLFFALGFLLIAGVALVAGFRWSHYLKQKRKERQHHQHLLESVYNLSYQGIGVVDEHAHLISSNLTLKELVSAPQFDYEQPVWAFAGWSEVSKNKVQQALEDVKKRGIVRFEGELIDSRIGPAVFDITIKKLPNIDNSGRYYLFEGKDITAKKQAEKQLLESEARFRTYYDLQPVMMLTVDEHDIIQAANKFTAELLGYSLEQLLGHKLQEFYCSSSQLTAQLTLGQVKPPQLTESTTPFVVRREIRYLDVNKRTVWIRENIRQIPATQQLLIVGEDISEMHLLAETLDFQAHHDLLTSLYNRNHFEQELARALLEVKQQNRSHGLLYLDLDQFKLINDTVGHEAGDAAIIYSAQLLTDITPPSAELARTGGDEFAILLRDTNENELIQFAQKVLHAFKINHFTWNGIHFNLNCSIGLRLIDHSATSTQQIHAQVDTACHLAKEEGRNRAHLYRADDENLRHRELEMECVNQVYDALAHDRVDLYAQPIIDLATTPSENMYFEVLVRLRDKDNRLISPGIFMPAIERYNLAHLIDRAVFEKTLTWFEARPEIVARLARCSINLSGQSMGDKDFVGFLIERIKNTSLPTSKLCIEITETAAVGNMKDAMDFFTQLKALGCMIALDDFGSGLSSFAYLKTLPLDIVKIDGCFVRDMHQDEMDRVLVKSIHDLVKQLGKKTVAEFVENEEILAELISMEVDYAQGYLISEPLPLEQLVKRMMNRPVFHDTSHLLSHS; encoded by the coding sequence TTTGCTCTTGGTTTTCTTCTGATAGCAGGAGTGGCTTTGGTGGCTGGATTTCGTTGGTCACATTATCTCAAGCAAAAGAGAAAAGAGCGGCAACATCATCAACACTTATTAGAGTCCGTCTATAATTTAAGTTATCAAGGTATCGGTGTAGTGGATGAACACGCACATTTAATTTCTAGTAATTTGACTTTGAAAGAGTTGGTTTCGGCACCTCAATTTGATTATGAGCAGCCAGTTTGGGCGTTTGCCGGCTGGTCTGAAGTGAGTAAGAATAAAGTACAACAGGCACTGGAGGATGTAAAAAAAAGGGGTATTGTCCGTTTTGAAGGGGAGCTAATTGATAGTCGTATCGGCCCAGCGGTGTTTGACATAACGATAAAAAAGCTACCTAACATCGACAATAGCGGACGTTATTATTTATTTGAAGGTAAAGATATTACAGCCAAAAAGCAGGCAGAGAAGCAATTACTCGAAAGTGAAGCGCGTTTTAGAACGTATTATGACTTACAACCGGTGATGATGTTAACCGTTGATGAACATGACATTATCCAAGCGGCTAATAAATTTACAGCAGAATTACTCGGGTATTCGTTGGAGCAGCTATTAGGCCATAAATTACAAGAATTCTATTGTTCATCCTCCCAGCTAACGGCTCAATTGACATTAGGACAAGTGAAGCCACCTCAGCTCACCGAGTCCACCACACCCTTTGTTGTTAGGCGAGAAATTCGTTATTTGGATGTCAATAAACGAACTGTGTGGATTCGAGAAAATATTCGTCAAATTCCTGCAACACAACAATTACTGATTGTGGGCGAAGATATTTCAGAGATGCATTTATTGGCTGAGACATTAGATTTTCAAGCCCATCATGACTTATTAACCAGTTTATATAATCGCAATCATTTTGAACAAGAACTGGCGCGGGCATTATTAGAAGTTAAACAACAAAACCGTTCCCATGGCTTGCTTTATTTGGATTTAGATCAGTTCAAGCTCATCAATGATACGGTGGGGCATGAAGCTGGAGATGCGGCGATCATCTATAGCGCACAATTATTGACAGATATCACGCCACCATCGGCAGAGCTTGCCAGAACGGGAGGTGATGAATTTGCAATTTTATTGCGTGATACCAATGAAAATGAACTTATTCAATTTGCCCAAAAAGTTCTGCACGCTTTTAAAATCAACCATTTTACTTGGAACGGTATTCATTTTAATTTGAACTGTTCGATTGGCTTACGCCTTATCGATCACAGTGCGACCTCCACTCAACAAATCCATGCTCAAGTTGATACCGCTTGCCATTTAGCCAAAGAAGAAGGGCGTAACCGAGCGCACTTGTACCGAGCTGATGATGAGAACTTACGTCACCGTGAACTAGAAATGGAATGCGTGAACCAAGTGTATGATGCATTGGCGCACGACCGTGTGGATTTATACGCTCAGCCTATTATTGACTTGGCGACTACCCCAAGCGAGAACATGTATTTCGAAGTTTTAGTCCGCCTGCGAGATAAAGACAATCGACTTATTTCGCCAGGCATATTTATGCCAGCGATTGAACGGTATAACTTAGCGCACTTAATTGATCGCGCTGTGTTTGAAAAAACATTAACGTGGTTTGAAGCGCGACCTGAAATAGTTGCTAGACTTGCGCGTTGCTCGATTAACTTATCCGGCCAATCGATGGGAGATAAAGACTTTGTAGGCTTTTTGATTGAGCGGATAAAAAACACCTCGCTCCCAACCAGTAAACTTTGCATTGAGATCACCGAAACTGCCGCGGTGGGTAATATGAAAGATGCCATGGATTTCTTTACCCAATTGAAAGCCTTAGGTTGCATGATCGCCTTGGATGATTTTGGCTCAGGCTTGTCGTCTTTTGCCTATTTAAAAACCTTACCGCTGGATATTGTTAAGATTGACGGCTGTTTTGTTCGCGATATGCATCAAGATGAGATGGATCGCGTGTTAGTGAAATCCATTCATGATTTAGTGAAGCAGTTAGGTAAGAAAACCGTCGCAGAGTTTGTTGAAAATGAAGAAATTCTCGCAGAATT